Proteins encoded together in one Pseudobacteroides sp. window:
- a CDS encoding L-lactate permease codes for MDLGTLGSLLLTLLPIVVILGMLIIWKKPADISGIVGWLVISIVAVLFFKTSFEVIGRSTIAGIIKSFPVSLIVATSLLQMAFMEKTGALKRVIIFIKTIASDNKAVQIMMISIGFGTLMVAVGATPVSILPPILIAMGYSTYVAIALPAIGYDSLCTYALLGAPVVVFYDIANGFIKQNQLGPELTLAQIGSIFFMFLPVVSTMIGFCMLWIVGKWNAIKQGWLPCIITGIVIGVVSFFTNRFENLVTLTGVLSGLAVIAAMVIYLIVTGKKVIDKSKLSKEELDYEKKYPLWKALTPWFLLIIVILALNMPKSMFDFLYKEMTLPIKGLSANFKEEIKTRVLWNAYTWILVSTILSMIFIRPTGKQIKETLSVWKKRAPRPVFSAAIFFAIGEIMNMSGFSIADQKQAVNSMVQVLASFSSDLFKGAYGAVVGFIGLFGGFITGSEASTIAMFAKYSMATAQNLGHGITGLVIITAALAFGGGLASVISPAKLQNAAASIDKLGEENKVIKVAFVFSLILTAVTSIFAVILLNTVKSLI; via the coding sequence ATGGATCTTGGGACATTAGGGTCTCTCTTATTGACCCTGTTACCGATTGTGGTAATTTTGGGTATGCTTATTATCTGGAAAAAACCAGCAGATATAAGCGGTATTGTAGGTTGGTTGGTAATCTCGATAGTAGCAGTTCTCTTTTTTAAGACTTCATTCGAAGTCATAGGTCGTTCAACTATAGCTGGTATTATTAAGTCCTTTCCGGTATCACTCATAGTAGCAACTTCTCTTCTTCAAATGGCTTTTATGGAAAAAACCGGTGCATTAAAAAGAGTTATCATTTTTATCAAGACCATAGCTAGTGATAACAAGGCTGTACAGATAATGATGATAAGTATCGGGTTTGGTACACTTATGGTTGCAGTTGGAGCAACTCCTGTATCCATACTACCTCCCATTCTTATAGCCATGGGATACAGCACTTATGTTGCAATCGCACTTCCGGCTATTGGATATGATTCATTATGTACATATGCACTTTTAGGTGCCCCTGTAGTTGTTTTCTATGACATAGCTAACGGATTTATAAAGCAAAATCAATTGGGGCCGGAACTGACACTGGCACAGATAGGAAGCATATTCTTCATGTTCCTGCCGGTGGTTTCCACCATGATAGGATTTTGTATGTTGTGGATAGTTGGAAAGTGGAATGCTATTAAGCAAGGATGGCTTCCATGTATAATTACCGGGATTGTCATTGGTGTAGTATCTTTCTTTACAAATCGATTTGAAAATTTGGTTACCCTTACAGGTGTACTGTCAGGTTTGGCGGTAATTGCTGCAATGGTAATTTATCTCATAGTTACAGGCAAAAAGGTTATAGATAAAAGCAAGCTTTCCAAGGAAGAATTGGATTATGAGAAGAAATATCCTCTATGGAAAGCACTTACACCCTGGTTCTTACTTATAATTGTTATACTGGCATTAAACATGCCAAAGAGCATGTTTGACTTTTTATACAAAGAAATGACTTTACCCATTAAAGGGTTATCAGCAAACTTCAAGGAAGAAATTAAGACAAGGGTGCTGTGGAATGCTTATACGTGGATTCTTGTAAGCACAATACTTTCAATGATATTTATTCGCCCGACAGGCAAGCAGATAAAGGAAACGCTTTCAGTATGGAAAAAAAGGGCACCCAGACCGGTGTTTTCTGCGGCAATATTTTTTGCCATAGGTGAAATTATGAACATGTCGGGGTTTAGCATTGCAGACCAGAAGCAGGCAGTAAACAGTATGGTCCAGGTTCTTGCAAGCTTTTCATCCGACTTATTTAAAGGTGCATATGGAGCTGTAGTAGGATTTATAGGCCTCTTCGGCGGTTTTATAACCGGAAGTGAAGCCTCCACAATAGCAATGTTTGCCAAATATTCAATGGCTACTGCACAGAATCTGGGCCATGGAATAACAGGTCTTGTAATAATAACAGCGGCACTGGCATTTGGCGGCGGTCTTGCCAGCGTAATTTCGCCGGCGAAGCTGCAAAATGCTGCGGCATCAATAGACAAATTAGGCGAAGAGAACAAAGTTATTAAAGTAGCATTTGTATTTTCACTGATACTTACAGCAGTTACTTCTATATTTGCAGTTATTTTGTTAAACACTGTGAAGTCGTTAATATAA
- a CDS encoding radical SAM/SPASM domain-containing protein, whose translation MHITLHLTNNCNMACKYCYVNGNKISTMRMETAHKAVDLAAEIGGESIGIIFFGGEPLLKKDLIYETIDYCRWKQKDQNYRFHYKITTNGLLLDEEFIRYSLKENLFIALSFDGIQKAHDAMRVDKSGEGTYTRLIDKLRMIINERPYAPVMLVVSPGTVKYYYESVVFLYEKGFKYIICSLDYSGAWTKEHTDVLKKEYKKLSEFYYDRTIKEEKFYFSPFEVKISSHINCDSYGTERCELGKKQISVAPDGSLYPCVQFVGNSFYNIGSVWTGIDEYKRQELFYRNEEEKEGCKDCAVRKRCNHHCGCLNFQTTGSIDMVSPVLCAHERIVMPVADRLAERLYKKRSEMFIQKHYNDMFPLISLIEDKT comes from the coding sequence ATGCATATTACACTTCATCTCACTAATAATTGTAACATGGCGTGCAAGTATTGCTATGTTAACGGTAATAAAATAAGTACTATGAGAATGGAAACAGCTCATAAGGCGGTAGATCTTGCAGCTGAAATCGGAGGAGAGTCCATCGGAATAATTTTTTTCGGGGGAGAGCCCCTTCTAAAAAAAGATTTGATCTACGAGACTATAGATTATTGCAGATGGAAACAGAAGGACCAAAATTACAGGTTTCACTACAAGATAACAACCAATGGACTCTTACTTGATGAAGAATTTATCAGATATTCATTAAAAGAAAACCTTTTTATAGCCTTAAGTTTCGACGGGATTCAAAAAGCACATGATGCAATGAGGGTTGACAAGTCAGGGGAAGGTACATATACGAGGCTTATAGATAAGCTTAGAATGATTATAAATGAGAGGCCTTATGCACCGGTAATGCTGGTGGTAAGTCCCGGCACAGTGAAGTATTATTATGAATCTGTTGTCTTTCTTTATGAAAAAGGCTTTAAGTATATAATATGCTCCTTGGACTATTCAGGGGCATGGACCAAAGAGCACACGGATGTTTTGAAAAAGGAGTATAAGAAGCTTTCAGAGTTTTATTATGATAGAACAATTAAGGAGGAAAAATTTTATTTTAGTCCCTTTGAGGTCAAGATAAGCTCCCATATTAATTGTGACAGTTATGGCACTGAAAGGTGTGAGCTGGGTAAAAAACAGATTTCGGTAGCACCTGATGGCAGCCTTTATCCATGTGTTCAGTTTGTGGGAAACTCATTTTACAACATTGGAAGTGTATGGACAGGCATTGACGAATATAAAAGGCAGGAGCTTTTTTATAGAAACGAAGAGGAAAAGGAGGGTTGCAAAGACTGTGCCGTTAGAAAGCGGTGCAATCACCATTGCGGATGTCTTAACTTCCAGACAACAGGAAGCATTGACATGGTATCGCCTGTACTGTGTGCACATGAAAGGATTGTAATGCCTGTTGCAGACAGACTGGCTGAAAGGTTATATAAAAAAAGAAGCGAAATGTTCATACAAAAGCATTATAACGATATGTTCCCACTCATATCACTGATCGAAGATAAAACATGA